The sequence below is a genomic window from Candidatus Eremiobacteraceae bacterium.
GGAATTCGGAGACCTTGAAAACGCACACAAAGCCTTCGCTGGCCGACATCGGGACTTATTTCCTGACACTGGGCGCGACCGGATTCGGCGGCCCCGTGGCGCTCGCCGATTATATTCGGCGTGATCTGGTGCAGCAGCGCGGTTGGCTCACCGACGACGAGTACAAGGAAGGCCTTGCGATCGCGACCGCGTGTCCGGGCCCGCTCGCGTATCAGCTCGGCGTGTACTGCGGCTTTGTGCTCAAAGGGTTATCCGGCGCGCTGGTGGCGGCCATCGCGTTTGCGTTAGCTCCGTTCTTGATCGTCATCGCGCTCGCGTCGCTCTACTCGCACTTCGCCGGAAGCTGGCAATTGCGCGCCCTGTTCTACGGCATCGGCCCGGTGATCATCGCGCTCATCATCAAAGCCTGTTGGAATCTCGGCGTCAAGACGATCGGCCGAAATCTCATCGCGTTGGCGGTTGCGATATTGGCCTGTGCGATAACGATCATCGTCAAGAAGGAGCTGACGGCTCTTTTCATCGCAGCCGGGGTCTTAGGCATCTTGATATTCACCAAGCCGACTGCGGCCAAGCCGCCGGCAAAGTCCGTGGAGCCGAAAAGCAGCGCGGCAACAACTGCGATCCCACCGACGATCTTTGGTGCGCTCATCGGCCCGAGCGCGGGAATGCCTGCCAAGCTCTTTGTCTTTTTCTTCAAGACCGGTTTTCTTGTTTTC
It includes:
- the chrA gene encoding chromate efflux transporter, which gives rise to MKTHTKPSLADIGTYFLTLGATGFGGPVALADYIRRDLVQQRGWLTDDEYKEGLAIATACPGPLAYQLGVYCGFVLKGLSGALVAAIAFALAPFLIVIALASLYSHFAGSWQLRALFYGIGPVIIALIIKACWNLGVKTIGRNLIALAVAILACAITIIVKKELTALFIAAGVLGILIFTKPTAAKPPAKSVEPKSSAATTAIPPTIFGALIGPSAGMPAKLFVFFFKTGFLVFGSGLVIVPFLQSYLVDQYGWLSQQQFVDAVAIGLMSPGPVVITATFVGYLLSGFAGAVAATIGIFMPSILFTVIGTPLLRRYRTNPRLQGFVMGITVAVVGVLIGTSYLVGQSVVVDWLTALLAIAALAVCLFVKRVPDQLTVAAGGIIGLLAYPMMHVVK